The following coding sequences are from one Haloferax litoreum window:
- a CDS encoding transcription initiation factor IIB — MSSVEITTGREPITSSADEKGVNRKERTECPECEGRLATDTEHAETTCTECGLIVDEDHIDRGPEWRAYTATENGDRSRVGAPTTKLLHDKGLSSHIGWENRDSYGKSLSTRQRRQVQRLRTWDERFRTRDHKERNLKQALGEIDRMGSTLGLSDDVRETASVIYRRALEEGLLPGRTIEGIATASLYAAARQMKTPRSIVEVAAVSRVDEVEFKRAYRYIVRELGLAVEPASPLQYVGRLASSLDIDVETERLARELLTTAEGTGTFNGKSPIGLAAAAIYAAGRLSDKNLTQDEIADVAEMSTVTIRNRYQELLDVYEATHSVAV, encoded by the coding sequence ATGAGTTCAGTAGAAATTACCACAGGAAGAGAACCCATCACATCGTCTGCCGACGAGAAAGGAGTCAACCGAAAAGAGCGAACTGAGTGCCCCGAGTGTGAAGGCCGCCTCGCCACAGACACAGAGCACGCGGAGACGACGTGTACCGAGTGCGGCCTCATCGTCGACGAAGACCACATCGACAGAGGGCCGGAGTGGCGGGCGTACACCGCAACCGAAAACGGTGACAGAAGCCGTGTCGGAGCGCCCACGACCAAACTCCTACACGACAAGGGGCTTTCGAGCCACATCGGGTGGGAGAACCGCGATAGCTACGGGAAGTCCCTGAGCACCCGCCAGCGTCGACAGGTCCAGCGTCTCCGAACCTGGGACGAACGGTTCCGGACCCGCGACCACAAAGAGCGAAACCTCAAACAGGCGCTCGGTGAAATCGACCGGATGGGGAGCACACTGGGCCTCTCAGACGACGTTCGTGAGACTGCGAGTGTCATCTACCGCCGTGCTCTCGAAGAAGGACTCCTGCCGGGTCGAACTATCGAAGGAATCGCGACGGCCTCGCTCTACGCCGCGGCCCGCCAGATGAAGACGCCGCGGAGTATCGTCGAAGTCGCTGCAGTGAGCCGTGTCGACGAAGTCGAGTTCAAGCGGGCCTACCGGTACATCGTCCGCGAACTGGGCTTGGCCGTCGAACCGGCAAGCCCACTGCAGTACGTGGGGCGACTGGCGTCGAGCCTCGATATCGACGTGGAGACAGAACGACTGGCCCGCGAACTGCTCACGACGGCCGAGGGGACGGGAACGTTCAACGGAAAGAGCCCGATTGGCCTCGCTGCCGCCGCAATCTATGCGGCTGGTCGACTCTCTGACAAGAACCTAACGCAGGACGAGATTGCCGACGTTGCAGAGATGAGTACGGTAACCATCCGCAACCGCTACCAGGAACTCCTGGACGTCTACGAAGCGACCCACTCAGTCGCGGTCTGA
- a CDS encoding CoA-acylating methylmalonate-semialdehyde dehydrogenase — MTRELQNYIDGHWTPATGPAGGQVTNPATGDTVATLDYSTADDVDEAVQAGQAAFGEWANTPVEARIQPMFELKNLLEAQQDELAETLVREHGKTFKEAKGELRRGIENVEVACGIPSMMQAGHLPNAAPEIDETAVRKPLGVFAAITPFNFPGMIPLWFLPYAVATGNAFILKPSEKTPVTAQRIVELVDEAGFPDGVVQLVNGDADAVNALIEHPGVEGVSFVGSTPVARHVYESAATHGKRVQAQGGAKNHIVVAESADLDFAAEQTLGSAFANTGQRCLANPVAVVDEAIYEEFAERLVHEAADMTVADGLSDDVDMGPLISGQHRENVLDYIETGIEDGAKLLLDGREVEVPAEGSFLGPTIFGDVDPDATIAREEIFGPVLALVEASDFDHALDIVNRSDFGNAASLFTDRGSDAKRFRHEVDAGNLAVNAGTAAPMAFFHFGGWKDSFFGDLHAQGEDMINFYTDKAIYIERWPDA, encoded by the coding sequence ATGACCCGCGAACTCCAGAATTACATCGACGGCCACTGGACGCCCGCTACGGGGCCGGCAGGCGGCCAAGTGACGAACCCAGCAACCGGTGACACCGTCGCAACACTCGACTACTCGACAGCAGACGACGTCGACGAGGCTGTTCAGGCCGGACAGGCGGCCTTCGGGGAGTGGGCGAACACGCCCGTCGAAGCTCGTATTCAACCGATGTTCGAACTCAAGAATCTCCTCGAAGCCCAGCAGGACGAGCTGGCCGAGACTCTCGTCCGCGAACACGGCAAGACGTTCAAAGAGGCGAAGGGCGAACTCCGCCGCGGCATCGAAAACGTGGAAGTCGCCTGTGGCATCCCATCGATGATGCAGGCCGGCCACCTCCCGAACGCCGCACCCGAGATAGACGAGACTGCCGTTCGAAAACCACTCGGTGTCTTCGCGGCTATCACGCCGTTCAACTTCCCCGGAATGATTCCGCTGTGGTTCCTCCCGTACGCGGTTGCCACGGGGAACGCCTTCATTCTCAAACCAAGTGAGAAGACTCCGGTCACGGCACAGCGCATCGTCGAACTCGTCGATGAGGCGGGATTCCCGGACGGTGTCGTTCAACTCGTCAACGGCGACGCCGATGCGGTCAACGCACTCATCGAGCACCCGGGGGTCGAAGGCGTCTCGTTCGTCGGGAGTACGCCCGTCGCGAGGCACGTCTACGAGTCCGCCGCGACGCACGGAAAACGTGTTCAAGCGCAAGGTGGCGCGAAGAACCACATCGTCGTCGCCGAGTCCGCGGACCTCGACTTCGCTGCCGAACAGACCCTCGGGTCCGCGTTCGCGAACACCGGCCAGCGTTGTCTCGCGAACCCGGTCGCCGTGGTCGACGAGGCGATTTACGAGGAGTTCGCTGAGCGACTCGTCCACGAGGCCGCGGACATGACCGTCGCGGACGGCCTGAGTGACGACGTGGACATGGGTCCACTCATCTCCGGTCAGCACCGTGAGAACGTCCTCGACTACATCGAGACCGGTATCGAAGACGGTGCAAAACTCTTGCTCGACGGACGTGAAGTCGAGGTACCAGCCGAGGGAAGTTTCCTCGGCCCGACCATCTTCGGCGACGTGGACCCCGATGCGACAATCGCACGCGAAGAAATCTTCGGACCGGTTCTCGCACTCGTCGAAGCGAGTGACTTCGACCACGCTCTCGACATTGTCAATCGGAGCGACTTCGGCAACGCCGCTAGTCTCTTCACTGACCGTGGCAGCGACGCCAAACGGTTCCGCCACGAAGTCGATGCGGGCAACTTGGCGGTCAACGCGGGAACCGCCGCGCCGATGGCATTCTTCCACTTCGGTGGGTGGAAGGATTCGTTCTTCGGCGACTTGCACGCACAGGGAGAGGATATGATCAACTTCTACACGGACAAGGCGATTTACATCGAACGCTGGCCCGACGCCTAA
- a CDS encoding aldehyde dehydrogenase family protein encodes MEVEHYTDSVQENHQQAIEEAGSLGTFEAWVDGESRAAASGETFETRDPVVDEPILSVPRCDHEDVDAAVEAAWNAYDGEWGETTPAERSRTLQEWVGVLRDNLDELALLESLDTGKPLAYAEGEVTKGLDFIEYYANICRAEGGKQIAAANDAHIYTRREPYGVVGCVTPWNYPLVLTSWKIGPALAAGNSVVLKPAEQSPLTALRIAELSEGILPDGVFNVVPGFGDEAGASVTGHADVRKVSFTGEDVTGEAVMSAAAENITPVTLELGGKSPFVVFPDADVEQAAETVAGSITYNTGQSCDACSRAIVHEDVRDEFVEHLVEEVESHTIGDPLSEETTFGPLVSEAQYEKVNSYLELGVEEGATLATGGNTIDDDSLEDGWYVEPAVFVDADNDMRIAQEEIFGPVETVITFETYEEAIELANDVEFGLAAGVATENGSLAHRAASDIDAGSIWVNKYYGRTVTGSPFGGFKRSGMGRECARDTLKSYTQEKTVHVPIEQDPTL; translated from the coding sequence ATGGAAGTAGAACACTACACAGACTCGGTTCAGGAGAACCACCAGCAAGCAATCGAGGAGGCCGGTTCCCTCGGGACGTTCGAGGCATGGGTCGACGGCGAATCGCGCGCCGCCGCGAGTGGCGAGACGTTCGAGACTCGCGACCCAGTCGTCGACGAACCCATTCTCTCAGTTCCCCGATGTGACCACGAAGACGTGGACGCCGCTGTCGAAGCAGCGTGGAACGCCTACGACGGTGAGTGGGGCGAGACGACGCCCGCGGAACGCTCGCGGACACTCCAAGAGTGGGTTGGTGTCCTCCGAGACAACCTCGACGAACTTGCGCTGCTCGAAAGTCTCGACACCGGGAAGCCACTCGCCTACGCCGAAGGAGAGGTGACGAAGGGACTCGACTTCATCGAATACTACGCGAACATCTGCCGGGCCGAAGGAGGAAAGCAGATTGCGGCAGCGAACGACGCCCACATCTACACCCGACGTGAGCCATACGGCGTCGTCGGTTGTGTCACGCCGTGGAACTATCCCCTTGTCCTCACGTCGTGGAAGATTGGACCCGCACTCGCAGCGGGTAACTCCGTCGTCCTCAAACCGGCCGAACAGAGTCCTCTCACCGCGCTTCGAATCGCTGAACTCTCCGAGGGAATCCTCCCCGACGGAGTCTTCAACGTCGTCCCCGGGTTCGGCGACGAAGCGGGGGCGTCCGTGACTGGACACGCCGACGTGCGGAAGGTTTCGTTCACCGGCGAGGACGTGACCGGTGAGGCAGTGATGTCGGCGGCGGCGGAGAACATCACGCCGGTAACGCTCGAACTCGGTGGGAAATCACCGTTCGTTGTCTTCCCGGATGCCGACGTCGAACAGGCCGCGGAGACTGTCGCCGGGAGTATCACCTACAACACAGGGCAGTCGTGTGACGCGTGCTCGCGTGCTATCGTCCACGAAGACGTGCGCGACGAGTTCGTCGAACACCTCGTCGAAGAGGTGGAGTCCCACACCATCGGTGACCCACTCTCCGAGGAGACGACGTTCGGCCCGCTCGTCTCGGAAGCACAGTACGAGAAAGTGAACTCGTACCTCGAACTCGGCGTCGAAGAGGGTGCCACGCTCGCGACGGGCGGCAACACAATCGACGACGACTCACTCGAAGATGGCTGGTACGTCGAACCCGCAGTCTTCGTCGACGCAGACAACGACATGCGTATCGCCCAAGAGGAAATCTTCGGCCCCGTCGAGACGGTCATCACCTTCGAGACATACGAGGAGGCCATCGAACTCGCCAACGACGTGGAGTTCGGACTCGCAGCAGGTGTCGCGACGGAGAACGGTTCGCTCGCCCACCGCGCCGCTTCCGACATCGACGCCGGAAGCATCTGGGTGAACAAGTACTACGGCCGAACCGTCACTGGGAGTCCGTTCGGCGGATTCAAGCGTTCGGGTATGGGCCGCGAGTGCGCGCGTGACACGCTCAAGAGTTACACTCAGGAGAAGACGGTCCACGTGCCTATCGAGCAGGACCCGACGCTCTGA
- the gdhB gene encoding glutamate dehydrogenase GdhB, translated as MATTTDGQDDSDTEAEHVTALDNARRQLERAESLVDVDDGIIERLKHPTKVQRVAVPLKRDDGTVEVYTGYRSQHDDVRGPYKGGLRYHPDVTEDECVGLSMWMTWKCAVMDLPFGGGKGGIVVDPKDLSTGEKERLTRRFAEELRDFVGPKKDIPAPDMGTDAQTMAWFMDAYSMQEGETTPGVVTGKPPVIGGSYGREESPGRSVAIIAREAIDHYDMDIEDTTVAVQGFGSVGANAARLLDDYGATVVAVSDVNGAIYDADGLDTHDVPTHEEEPEAVLKYDAPETLSNEELLELDVDVLIPAAIGDVITADNAADIRADLVVEGANGPTTFAADEMLEERGVEVIPDILANAGGVTVSYFEWLQDINRRAWSLERVYDELETAMLEAWDNVSETKADLDVTWRDAAYVVGITRIAEAKESRGLWP; from the coding sequence ATGGCGACGACCACTGACGGACAGGACGATTCCGACACCGAGGCGGAACACGTCACCGCACTCGACAACGCCCGCCGCCAACTGGAACGCGCCGAATCGCTCGTCGACGTCGACGACGGTATCATCGAACGGTTGAAGCATCCAACGAAGGTTCAACGCGTCGCAGTCCCACTCAAACGCGACGACGGCACCGTCGAAGTGTACACCGGGTATCGGTCTCAACACGACGACGTCCGTGGACCCTACAAAGGTGGTCTCCGCTACCACCCCGACGTGACCGAAGACGAGTGCGTCGGTCTCTCGATGTGGATGACGTGGAAGTGTGCCGTGATGGACCTCCCGTTCGGTGGCGGGAAAGGGGGTATCGTCGTCGACCCTAAGGACCTCTCGACCGGTGAGAAAGAACGACTCACGCGGCGCTTCGCCGAAGAACTCCGTGACTTCGTTGGTCCGAAGAAAGACATCCCTGCGCCTGACATGGGTACCGACGCCCAGACCATGGCGTGGTTCATGGATGCGTACTCGATGCAAGAAGGTGAGACGACGCCCGGCGTCGTAACCGGCAAGCCACCCGTCATCGGTGGCAGTTACGGCCGCGAGGAATCTCCGGGCCGGTCCGTCGCTATCATCGCGCGTGAGGCCATCGACCACTACGACATGGACATCGAGGACACGACTGTCGCCGTCCAGGGATTCGGGTCCGTCGGTGCGAACGCCGCCCGATTGCTCGACGACTACGGTGCGACTGTCGTCGCCGTCTCAGACGTGAACGGTGCCATCTACGACGCAGACGGCCTCGATACCCACGACGTGCCGACACACGAAGAAGAGCCAGAAGCCGTGTTGAAGTACGACGCGCCGGAGACGCTCTCGAACGAAGAACTCCTCGAACTCGACGTGGACGTGCTCATCCCGGCCGCCATCGGCGACGTCATCACGGCAGACAACGCCGCAGACATTCGGGCTGACCTCGTCGTCGAAGGGGCGAACGGGCCGACGACGTTCGCCGCAGACGAGATGCTCGAAGAACGCGGTGTCGAAGTCATCCCGGACATTCTCGCGAACGCCGGCGGTGTCACCGTTTCGTACTTCGAGTGGTTACAGGACATCAACCGTCGTGCGTGGTCTCTCGAACGCGTCTACGACGAACTCGAAACCGCGATGCTCGAAGCGTGGGACAACGTGAGTGAGACGAAGGCCGACCTCGACGTGACGTGGCGAGACGCCGCGTACGTCGTCGGCATCACTCGCATCGCCGAAGCGAAGGAGTCCCGCGGCCTCTGGCCCTGA
- a CDS encoding aminotransferase family protein: MAQHNHIFYKWGGGIEPDLPRVDHAHDEFLVTEDGEKLIDAAAGAAVTNLGHSVPGIEEIFESQSAEVSYLSLSHFSHDAPEDLARTLATRAPGDLSKVFFTNSGSEANEAAFKLAREYFRARGKPEKSVVVSRWQSYHGATFGALSATGNTLRRRGFEPFLTDWEHISPAYPYRWSFDGTPEEQARAAARELETTIRQRGPDTVAAFVAEPVGGASIPAAAPHPVYYKEIRDICDEYDVLFIADEVMTGFGRTGPLFAMEHYGVTPDMMSLGKGLTSGYTPMSAVLVNDKVADEFAREDVSFAHGHTFAGNPLSAAVANFVVEQYTDGVLERGQQRGQQLASELAPLADHPMVGDFRAIGPMVGLEFVADKDTKEPFDPSQKVYKQVYDAALDRGVYTYPGKGSVDGVAGDHLMLSPPLTLSESSVSRIAEAVEGAIEDVYSRVHPGVTA, encoded by the coding sequence ATGGCACAACACAACCACATCTTCTACAAGTGGGGAGGTGGTATCGAGCCAGACCTTCCGAGAGTCGACCACGCCCACGACGAGTTCCTCGTGACCGAAGACGGTGAGAAACTCATCGACGCAGCGGCGGGCGCGGCGGTGACGAACCTCGGTCACTCGGTTCCGGGCATCGAGGAGATATTCGAATCTCAATCGGCAGAGGTTTCGTATCTCAGTCTCTCTCACTTCTCTCACGACGCACCAGAGGACCTCGCACGCACGCTCGCGACACGTGCGCCGGGGGACCTCTCGAAGGTGTTCTTCACGAACTCCGGGAGTGAAGCCAACGAAGCGGCGTTCAAACTCGCTCGTGAGTATTTCCGTGCGCGTGGAAAACCAGAAAAATCCGTCGTCGTCTCCCGTTGGCAGTCGTACCACGGCGCGACGTTCGGTGCCCTCTCTGCGACGGGTAACACGCTTCGTCGTCGGGGCTTCGAACCGTTCCTCACGGACTGGGAACACATCTCCCCGGCGTATCCCTACCGCTGGTCGTTCGACGGCACGCCCGAAGAACAGGCCCGTGCCGCGGCACGTGAACTGGAGACCACGATTCGTCAGCGTGGCCCCGACACGGTGGCAGCGTTCGTCGCCGAACCTGTCGGTGGTGCGAGTATCCCTGCGGCGGCCCCCCACCCAGTTTACTACAAAGAGATTCGGGACATCTGTGACGAGTACGACGTGCTCTTCATCGCAGACGAAGTGATGACCGGGTTCGGCCGAACGGGTCCGCTGTTTGCGATGGAACACTACGGCGTCACCCCGGACATGATGTCGCTCGGGAAGGGCCTCACGAGCGGATACACGCCGATGAGTGCCGTCCTCGTCAACGACAAAGTCGCAGACGAGTTCGCGCGCGAGGACGTTTCGTTCGCGCATGGGCACACTTTCGCCGGGAACCCACTCTCTGCGGCCGTCGCGAACTTCGTCGTCGAACAGTACACCGACGGTGTCCTCGAACGAGGCCAGCAACGTGGCCAGCAACTCGCGTCCGAACTCGCCCCGCTTGCGGACCATCCGATGGTCGGTGATTTCCGCGCGATTGGACCGATGGTCGGCCTCGAATTCGTGGCGGACAAAGACACGAAAGAACCGTTCGACCCCTCTCAGAAGGTCTACAAACAGGTCTACGACGCCGCCCTCGACCGAGGTGTCTACACGTACCCCGGCAAAGGGTCCGTCGACGGCGTCGCGGGTGACCACCTGATGCTCTCGCCACCGTTGACGCTGAGTGAGTCGTCCGTCTCGCGGATTGCCGAGGCAGTCGAGGGTGCGATAGAGGACGTGTACAGTCGCGTTCATCCGGGGGTGACGGCCTAA